In a genomic window of Halalkalicoccus sp. CG83:
- a CDS encoding DUF7547 family protein produces MTRDDDLEERVDELQRSLEELRREIEPRPPRGPGGLPRPPTPRELVRFADRQAIPTAIAVLEANVRALELLQAALRLADPERAAAEGADHTRVRAEDLSRRSLDRLDDVLRDLQEATRGDTLPRDGDAREILEEARRLREEIAEGIGDAERERERNRTRSRERDRDRDANAEPEDEGVEIDVEDELDSIRAELDGDGDDEDEDEAEDDGNEKDAT; encoded by the coding sequence ATGACACGCGACGACGACCTCGAGGAACGGGTCGACGAGCTTCAGCGCTCGCTCGAGGAGCTCCGCCGCGAGATCGAGCCCCGACCGCCGCGCGGTCCCGGCGGGCTGCCGCGTCCGCCGACGCCACGCGAACTCGTCCGGTTCGCCGATCGGCAGGCGATCCCCACGGCGATAGCGGTGCTCGAGGCGAACGTCCGCGCGCTCGAACTGCTCCAGGCGGCACTTCGGCTCGCGGATCCCGAGCGCGCGGCCGCCGAAGGGGCCGACCACACCCGCGTGCGGGCCGAGGACCTGAGCCGGCGGAGCCTCGACCGGCTCGACGACGTACTGCGCGACCTCCAGGAGGCCACACGGGGCGATACGCTCCCGCGGGACGGCGACGCCCGCGAGATCCTCGAGGAGGCTCGCCGACTGCGCGAGGAGATCGCCGAGGGGATCGGCGATGCGGAGCGGGAACGAGAGCGAAACCGTACACGAAGCCGGGAACGGGACCGCGATCGGGACGCCAACGCGGAGCCGGAGGACGAGGGCGTCGAGATCGACGTCGAGGACGAACTCGACTCCATCCGTGCAGAGCTAGACGGGGATGGGGACGACGAAGACGAGGACGAGGCGGAGGACGACGGGAACGAGAAAGACGCGACGTGA
- the fabG gene encoding 3-oxoacyl-ACP reductase FabG, which yields MGFEDRTCLITGSSRGIGSGIAEELADKGANVVINYRASAGAAEKVADGIREQGGEAMIAQADVTDEEEVAAMHKEVDDAYGSVDVLINNAGINVDTMFSEMTRAEWDRVIEVDLTGAFVCTKEFFDDIAEAPEGRLINISSVVGKQGNLGQANYAAAKSGMFGLTRTLAIELAESGSTSNCVAPGFTETAMIEGIPERVRDRIRSEIPLGRFATIEEVASTVRFIASPEASYITGEVLDVNGGMDL from the coding sequence ATGGGATTCGAAGATCGTACCTGTTTGATAACAGGATCGTCGAGGGGTATCGGTAGCGGCATCGCTGAGGAGCTCGCCGACAAGGGCGCGAACGTCGTCATCAACTACCGCGCCTCGGCGGGCGCGGCCGAGAAGGTCGCCGACGGGATCCGCGAACAAGGGGGCGAGGCGATGATCGCGCAGGCGGACGTCACCGACGAGGAGGAGGTGGCGGCGATGCACAAGGAGGTCGACGACGCGTACGGCTCGGTCGACGTCCTCATCAACAACGCCGGCATCAACGTCGACACGATGTTCTCGGAGATGACCCGCGCCGAGTGGGACCGTGTCATCGAGGTCGACCTCACCGGCGCGTTCGTCTGTACGAAGGAGTTCTTCGACGACATCGCGGAGGCGCCGGAGGGACGGCTGATCAACATCTCCTCGGTCGTCGGCAAGCAGGGCAACCTCGGGCAGGCGAACTACGCCGCGGCGAAGAGCGGGATGTTCGGGCTCACGCGGACGCTCGCGATCGAACTCGCCGAGAGTGGCTCGACGTCGAACTGCGTCGCGCCGGGCTTCACCGAGACGGCGATGATCGAGGGAATACCGGAACGGGTCCGCGACCGGATCCGTTCGGAGATCCCGCTCGGGCGGTTCGCGACCATCGAGGAGGTCGCCTCGACGGTCCGGTTCATCGCCAGTCCCGAGGCGTCCTACATCACCGGCGAGGTGCTCGACGTCAACGGCGGGATGGATCTCTGA
- the dpsA gene encoding DNA starvation/stationary phase protection protein DpsA: MSTQKTVRQQADQVEENPIRLDQEKAEQVIDALNTDLANLYVLYHQLKKHHWNVEGAEFRDLHLFFEEAYEHAEEQADAIAERAQAIGGVPVSGPSNLEERATVEFEGEDVYDIRTMMENDLEMYAETVETVREHVRLANDLGDYGSEEILRHTLTLVEDDAHHIDHYLEDDTLVTEEAMER, translated from the coding sequence ATGAGTACCCAGAAGACCGTCCGTCAGCAGGCCGATCAGGTAGAGGAGAACCCCATCCGGCTCGACCAGGAGAAGGCCGAACAGGTGATCGACGCGCTGAACACCGACCTCGCGAACCTGTACGTGCTGTACCACCAGCTCAAGAAGCACCACTGGAACGTCGAGGGCGCGGAGTTCCGCGACCTCCACCTGTTCTTCGAGGAGGCCTACGAGCACGCCGAGGAGCAAGCCGACGCGATCGCGGAACGCGCCCAGGCGATCGGCGGCGTTCCCGTCTCGGGTCCCTCGAACCTCGAGGAGCGAGCGACCGTCGAGTTCGAGGGTGAGGACGTCTACGACATCCGAACCATGATGGAGAACGACCTCGAGATGTACGCCGAGACCGTCGAGACCGTCCGCGAGCACGTTCGACTCGCGAACGACCTCGGCGACTACGGCAGCGAGGAGATCCTGCGCCACACCCTCACCCTGGTCGAGGACGACGCCCACCACATCGACCACTACCTCGAGGACGACACCCTCGTCACCGAGGAAGCGATGGAGCGGTAG
- a CDS encoding thiolase family protein gives MDRVAIIGASMTQFGQREGWLSDLLAEAAIDCLDDANVEPSELDHLYTSNMASGEFEGQTGIMNMLAHDLGAMPAYTQRIDQTSSSGAAGAYAAWQSVASGASDLTLLVGGEKMTHRSTGESTDVIASITHPVEYKHGVTLPSFAGLTARHYLDKYDAPRESLGKVAVKNHKNGVDNPHAQFQKEVSLEEVLESPIVADPLRLYDFCPITDGSGALLMCPESVAEEYTDDYVLLTGIAGATDTQVVHERDDPTVMGGVVESSREAYEMSGRGPDDIDVAELHDMFTILEFLQSEDLGFFEKGEGWKAVEEGVTDRDGDLPINTSGGLKSKGHPLGASGVAQIYEIYQQIRGEAGPRQVEADVGLACNVGGFGNCVLTAILEGPQ, from the coding sequence ATGGACCGCGTAGCGATCATCGGCGCGTCGATGACCCAGTTCGGACAACGGGAGGGGTGGCTCAGCGACCTCCTCGCCGAGGCCGCGATCGACTGTCTCGACGATGCGAACGTGGAACCGAGCGAGCTAGACCACCTGTACACCTCGAACATGGCGAGCGGGGAGTTCGAGGGACAGACGGGCATCATGAACATGCTAGCCCACGATCTTGGGGCGATGCCCGCCTACACACAGCGGATCGACCAGACGAGCTCCTCAGGTGCCGCGGGCGCGTACGCCGCCTGGCAGTCGGTCGCGAGCGGAGCGAGCGACCTCACGCTGCTGGTCGGCGGCGAGAAGATGACTCACCGATCGACCGGCGAGTCGACCGACGTGATCGCCTCGATCACCCACCCCGTCGAGTACAAACACGGCGTCACGCTGCCCTCCTTCGCGGGGCTCACGGCACGCCACTACCTCGATAAGTACGACGCCCCCCGCGAGAGCCTCGGGAAGGTCGCCGTGAAGAACCACAAGAACGGCGTCGACAACCCCCACGCGCAGTTCCAGAAGGAGGTCTCGCTGGAGGAGGTGCTCGAGTCGCCGATCGTGGCCGACCCGCTTCGGCTCTATGACTTCTGCCCGATCACTGATGGCTCGGGGGCGCTGCTGATGTGTCCCGAATCCGTCGCCGAGGAGTACACCGACGACTACGTGTTGCTCACGGGCATCGCGGGCGCGACCGACACCCAGGTCGTCCACGAGCGCGACGATCCGACCGTGATGGGCGGGGTCGTCGAGAGCAGCCGCGAGGCCTACGAGATGAGCGGTCGAGGACCCGACGACATCGACGTGGCGGAGCTCCACGACATGTTCACGATCCTCGAGTTCCTCCAGAGCGAGGACCTCGGCTTCTTCGAGAAGGGCGAGGGCTGGAAGGCCGTCGAGGAGGGCGTCACCGACAGGGACGGGGACCTCCCGATAAACACCTCCGGCGGGCTGAAGTCGAAGGGCCATCCCCTGGGGGCGAGCGGCGTGGCACAGATCTACGAGATATACCAGCAGATCCGCGGCGAGGCGGGCCCCCGACAGGTCGAGGCCGACGTCGGCCTGGCGTGTAACGTCGGCGGCTTTGGCAACTGCGTTCTCACCGCGATTCTGGAGGGTCCACAATGA
- a CDS encoding haloacid dehalogenase type II yields the protein MVFDPNRVEAIAFDSYGTIVDVTAVEEPLAEYVDEPELVSQLWRNRSLGYAMVANAIEEYDSFYQMNRTALRYALNVAGVDVSEDEREEILSTYDELAVFEDAVPGMERLRDMGYDLYVVSNGSYEMLDGLVEHAGIGDLIEETISADEVETFKPVDTLYRHAADEIGVPIEEITFVAAGWWDVPGAIHAGMQGVWINRQDTIWGPYETEPALTIETFHDLADELEEG from the coding sequence ATGGTATTCGATCCGAATCGTGTCGAGGCGATCGCGTTCGACTCGTACGGTACGATCGTCGACGTCACCGCCGTCGAAGAACCCCTCGCCGAGTACGTCGACGAGCCGGAGCTGGTGTCACAGCTCTGGCGAAACCGATCGCTCGGCTACGCGATGGTGGCTAACGCCATCGAGGAGTACGATTCGTTCTACCAGATGAACCGCACCGCACTCCGGTACGCACTCAACGTCGCCGGCGTCGACGTCAGCGAGGACGAACGCGAGGAGATCCTCTCGACGTACGACGAGCTGGCCGTGTTCGAGGACGCCGTTCCCGGTATGGAACGGCTTCGAGACATGGGATACGACCTGTACGTGGTCTCGAACGGGAGCTACGAGATGCTCGACGGCCTCGTCGAGCACGCCGGCATCGGTGATCTGATCGAGGAAACGATCAGCGCCGACGAGGTCGAGACGTTCAAACCCGTAGACACACTCTACCGACACGCTGCGGACGAGATCGGCGTGCCGATCGAGGAGATCACCTTCGTCGCCGCGGGATGGTGGGACGTCCCGGGAGCGATTCACGCCGGCATGCAGGGGGTCTGGATCAACCGTCAGGACACGATCTGGGGACCCTATGAGACCGAGCCGGCCCTGACCATCGAGACGTTCCACGATCTGGCGGACGAGCTCGAAGAGGGATAG
- a CDS encoding DUF502 domain-containing protein — MADDSRSTLWRWLIEGIAITIPLVITLMILLFVLDFILGMLSPVVGAVEFLWPGSSPPAVLIQLSTLASLIGLFLFVGFVADRTSGSSIASAFHSRMEALPVLGSLYMSVRQASDVLFDDENEQFRDVKLVEFPHQDAYMLGFLTAETPPEIREGVGADEMQTIMIPLGPNPTSNGFIMHFPTDRVHDVDLTVEDAFHAIATLGVAADPDE; from the coding sequence ATGGCCGACGACTCGCGGTCGACGCTGTGGAGGTGGCTCATCGAGGGCATCGCGATCACGATTCCGCTGGTCATCACGCTGATGATACTGCTGTTCGTTCTGGACTTCATCCTCGGGATGCTCTCACCGGTGGTCGGGGCCGTCGAGTTCCTCTGGCCAGGGAGCTCACCACCCGCGGTGCTCATCCAGCTGTCGACGCTCGCCTCGCTGATCGGCCTCTTTCTGTTCGTGGGGTTCGTCGCCGACCGTACCTCCGGCTCCTCGATCGCGTCGGCGTTTCACAGCCGGATGGAGGCGCTTCCCGTGCTCGGCTCGCTCTACATGAGCGTGCGCCAGGCGAGCGACGTCCTCTTCGACGACGAGAACGAGCAGTTCCGGGACGTCAAGCTCGTCGAGTTTCCCCACCAGGACGCCTACATGCTCGGCTTCCTGACCGCCGAGACGCCGCCGGAGATCCGCGAGGGCGTCGGCGCGGACGAGATGCAGACGATCATGATCCCGCTGGGGCCGAACCCGACGTCCAACGGGTTCATCATGCACTTCCCGACCGACCGCGTCCACGACGTCGATCTGACGGTCGAGGACGCGTTCCACGCCATCGCCACGCTCGGCGTCGCCGCGGATCCCGACGAGTAA
- a CDS encoding helix-turn-helix domain-containing protein, whose amino-acid sequence MATIAEVRIPSAQFALHHTLTTLEDTRFEIERIVAHEAEHVMPYVWATGVDPDDLERVLGDDPSVEVAETLARPGDSVLYQMKWIASIEALIHILVDEEGTVLAAEGTPEGWFLRVLFPAREALSATYDFCREHDLEIDVQRIYNVDDGKQGRFGLTESQETTLTEAYNHGYYAVPREVSLSELAETLDVSHQALSERLRRSHRALIENAVIIGEGIDGDDG is encoded by the coding sequence GTGGCCACCATCGCCGAGGTTCGTATTCCGTCCGCCCAGTTCGCGCTCCATCACACTCTGACGACGCTCGAGGACACGCGTTTCGAGATCGAGCGGATCGTCGCCCACGAGGCGGAGCACGTGATGCCGTACGTCTGGGCGACCGGCGTCGATCCCGACGACCTCGAACGGGTGCTCGGGGACGACCCGAGCGTCGAGGTGGCCGAAACGCTCGCGCGTCCGGGGGACTCCGTCCTCTATCAGATGAAGTGGATCGCCTCGATCGAGGCGCTCATCCACATCCTGGTCGACGAGGAGGGGACCGTGCTCGCGGCGGAGGGGACCCCCGAAGGCTGGTTCCTCCGGGTGCTCTTTCCGGCCCGCGAGGCGCTCTCTGCCACCTACGACTTCTGTCGGGAGCACGACCTCGAGATCGACGTCCAGCGGATCTACAACGTCGACGACGGCAAGCAGGGCCGGTTCGGGCTGACCGAGAGCCAGGAGACCACCCTCACCGAGGCGTACAACCACGGCTACTACGCGGTTCCCCGAGAGGTCTCGCTCAGCGAACTGGCCGAAACGCTCGACGTCTCCCACCAGGCGCTCTCCGAGCGGCTCCGACGCAGCCACAGGGCGCTGATCGAGAACGCCGTGATCATCGGCGAGGGTATCGACGGCGACGACGGCTGA
- a CDS encoding NADH:flavin oxidoreductase/NADH oxidase: protein MTEDLFSPLELRKTELPNRVMVSPMCQYSCEDRDGIATEWHHVHLGSRAVGGAGVVMAEATAVSPEGRITPEDLGIWSDEHAEALAPIAEFVREQGSVPAIQLAHAGRKASKTRPWEGSEPLQPDEGGWEVLAPSEEPWPYDDEPPEQHAMEQGEIEGLVEDYRRAAERALDAGFEVAEVHAAHGYLLHEFLSPVTNDRDDEYGGSFENRTRLVRQVTEAVRQVWPNEKPVFVRISGTDWLPDRESWTIEQSVELADELHELGADLIDVSSGMLHPDQQLPEEGSSAQLPLAEQVSEERESGIAVGAVGGITDAEQADELVREGTADLTIIGREHLRDPYFTLHAASELDAEDRVAPPTQYQRGF, encoded by the coding sequence ATGACCGAAGACCTCTTCAGCCCGCTCGAACTCCGCAAGACGGAGCTACCCAACCGGGTAATGGTCTCGCCGATGTGTCAGTACTCCTGTGAGGACCGGGACGGGATCGCCACCGAGTGGCACCACGTCCACCTCGGCTCCCGCGCGGTGGGCGGGGCGGGCGTCGTGATGGCCGAGGCGACCGCGGTCTCCCCCGAGGGTCGAATCACCCCCGAGGACCTGGGAATCTGGAGCGACGAGCACGCCGAGGCGCTCGCGCCGATCGCCGAGTTCGTCCGCGAGCAGGGGAGCGTGCCCGCGATCCAGCTCGCCCACGCCGGTCGCAAGGCGAGCAAGACCCGACCCTGGGAGGGGAGCGAACCTCTCCAGCCCGACGAGGGGGGCTGGGAGGTACTCGCGCCGAGCGAGGAGCCGTGGCCCTACGACGACGAGCCGCCCGAACAGCACGCGATGGAGCAGGGGGAGATCGAGGGGCTCGTCGAGGACTACCGCCGAGCGGCCGAGCGCGCGCTCGATGCTGGCTTCGAGGTCGCGGAGGTCCACGCCGCCCACGGCTACCTGCTCCACGAGTTCCTTTCGCCCGTGACCAACGACCGCGACGACGAGTACGGCGGGAGTTTCGAGAACCGCACCCGGCTGGTTCGGCAGGTCACCGAGGCCGTCCGCCAGGTGTGGCCCAACGAGAAGCCCGTGTTCGTCAGGATCTCGGGCACCGACTGGCTCCCCGACAGGGAGTCGTGGACGATCGAGCAGTCGGTCGAGCTGGCCGACGAGCTTCACGAACTGGGCGCGGACCTGATCGACGTCTCGAGCGGGATGCTCCACCCCGATCAGCAGCTCCCCGAGGAGGGATCGAGTGCCCAGCTTCCCCTCGCCGAGCAGGTCAGCGAGGAGCGCGAGTCGGGGATCGCCGTCGGCGCGGTCGGCGGGATCACCGACGCCGAGCAGGCCGACGAGCTGGTCCGCGAGGGGACGGCCGATCTCACGATCATCGGCCGCGAGCACCTCCGCGATCCGTACTTCACGCTCCACGCCGCGAGCGAACTCGACGCCGAGGACCGCGTCGCGCCGCCGACGCAGTACCAGCGCGGCTTCTGA
- a CDS encoding DUF2071 domain-containing protein translates to MIRRPWVRLSGRLEDRSVGIRLTDVEHEPWTLHPATVPVAGNTLFEANGFGRPMDEPAYYYGPGVDVVTTRSRRWDRTDTT, encoded by the coding sequence GTGATCCGTCGGCCGTGGGTTCGACTGAGCGGACGGCTCGAGGATCGCTCCGTCGGTATCCGCCTCACGGACGTCGAACACGAACCGTGGACGCTCCATCCGGCGACGGTCCCGGTCGCGGGGAACACGCTGTTCGAGGCGAACGGGTTCGGTCGCCCCATGGACGAACCGGCGTACTACTACGGTCCCGGCGTGGACGTGGTCACGACTCGAAGCAGGCGGTGGGATCGAACGGACACCACGTGA
- a CDS encoding carbon-nitrogen hydrolase family protein: MTAPTVAACQMPVADLDVETNLERIRRRVFDLSPAVDVAAFPEHALTGFVPDERLHEHAIAREDGTLDHVRALAADVDRAIVVGFVERADGTYYNATAYVGPESTAVYRKRHLWGAERALLSPGTRRVVVETPVGRAGLLTCYDLNFVEESAAFVRRNVDALFVAGAWPRAHAENWRLLLRARALDGARWVVGAGRTGRRDVERAPTAEYAGGSCIVSPDGSVATELDRESDDCVRTLDSATLAEHRSTVFPDSDPSNP, translated from the coding sequence ATGACTGCGCCGACCGTCGCCGCCTGCCAGATGCCGGTCGCCGACCTCGACGTCGAAACCAACCTCGAGCGGATCCGACGGCGCGTCTTCGACCTCTCCCCGGCCGTCGACGTCGCGGCGTTTCCTGAACACGCGCTGACGGGGTTCGTCCCCGACGAGCGGCTCCACGAGCACGCGATCGCCCGCGAGGACGGCACGCTCGATCACGTACGAGCGCTCGCCGCCGACGTCGACCGTGCGATCGTCGTCGGCTTCGTCGAACGGGCCGACGGGACCTACTACAACGCTACCGCGTACGTCGGCCCGGAGTCGACGGCCGTCTACCGGAAACGCCACCTCTGGGGCGCCGAGCGCGCGCTGCTGTCGCCGGGGACCCGACGGGTGGTCGTCGAGACACCCGTCGGACGCGCGGGGCTGCTCACCTGTTACGACCTCAACTTCGTCGAGGAGAGCGCGGCGTTCGTTCGAAGGAACGTCGACGCGCTGTTCGTCGCCGGCGCGTGGCCGAGGGCGCACGCCGAGAACTGGCGACTGCTGCTTCGCGCCCGCGCGCTCGACGGCGCCCGGTGGGTCGTCGGCGCCGGACGTACCGGCCGGCGGGACGTCGAGCGCGCACCCACGGCGGAGTACGCCGGAGGATCCTGCATCGTCTCCCCGGACGGGAGCGTCGCGACCGAACTCGACCGCGAGTCAGACGACTGCGTTCGGACGCTCGACTCGGCGACGCTGGCGGAGCATCGATCGACCGTCTTTCCCGACTCGGACCCGTCGAACCCGTAA
- a CDS encoding OB-fold domain-containing protein: MTLKATKYDDGTITYPGHPVGPEGGEPVEEIDLSEHTATVITWTTSQATPPGVRQPNHLAIVEFEVEDQSVRALGQLTTGEVEVGDEVRPVYEEELREPGAGIREPESQEWDGYRFEPV, from the coding sequence ATGACACTGAAGGCAACCAAGTACGACGACGGTACGATCACGTACCCCGGCCACCCCGTGGGGCCGGAGGGCGGCGAACCGGTAGAGGAGATCGATCTGAGCGAGCACACCGCGACCGTGATCACGTGGACGACCTCGCAGGCGACCCCGCCGGGGGTGCGCCAGCCCAACCACCTCGCGATCGTCGAATTCGAGGTCGAGGACCAGTCGGTGCGCGCGCTCGGCCAGTTGACGACCGGCGAGGTCGAGGTCGGCGACGAGGTCCGACCGGTCTACGAGGAGGAACTCAGAGAGCCCGGCGCGGGCATCCGCGAACCCGAGAGCCAGGAGTGGGACGGCTACCGGTTCGAGCCGGTCTGA
- a CDS encoding GNAT family N-acetyltransferase, with protein sequence MEYRPIPADRSDEFRRLVSYAFSPESGPEIDDEERPHPGERYGLFEGETLLCVCRHYDLTVRVRGEDRRVAGLSAVASPPEHRQRGYVAELLKESLADYRERGIDLSLLWPFEHAFYRRYGWGTVNEYARYATAPETLASAAGPDRGRFQRIEADEWASLDAIHRAHGDRADLSIRRTEEWWRRRVFERWSETPYVHRWDEEGEPRAYLAYAVDDDGERTLRVTDMAYTDHAALRQLLRFLSVHRSQIDRISLRAPPDFPLFEMVDAPGEIECTLHAGPMLRLVDVARALERLETSDGFERRMTISVSDPSAPWNDGTFSLSGEGVAREPTETAAVETTVETLSQLYAGYRPLETLERVGDLRIHDESVRPAMEALFPARRTYLGEHF encoded by the coding sequence ATGGAGTACCGCCCGATCCCCGCCGATCGAAGCGACGAGTTCCGCCGGCTCGTCTCGTACGCCTTCTCGCCGGAGTCCGGTCCAGAGATCGACGACGAGGAACGGCCCCATCCCGGCGAACGGTACGGTCTCTTCGAGGGCGAGACGCTGCTGTGTGTCTGTCGCCACTACGACCTCACCGTCCGCGTCCGTGGCGAGGACCGGCGGGTCGCCGGTCTCTCGGCGGTCGCCTCGCCGCCGGAACACCGCCAGCGAGGCTACGTCGCCGAACTCCTCAAAGAGAGCCTCGCCGACTACCGCGAGCGCGGAATCGACCTCTCACTGCTGTGGCCGTTCGAACACGCGTTCTACCGGCGCTACGGCTGGGGAACGGTCAACGAGTACGCCCGTTACGCGACGGCTCCCGAAACGCTCGCGTCCGCGGCGGGGCCCGACCGGGGGCGGTTCCAGCGGATCGAAGCCGACGAGTGGGCGTCGCTCGACGCGATCCACCGCGCACACGGCGATCGCGCCGATCTCTCGATTCGGCGGACCGAGGAGTGGTGGCGAAGACGCGTCTTCGAACGCTGGTCGGAGACACCCTACGTCCATCGGTGGGACGAGGAGGGCGAACCCAGGGCGTACCTCGCCTACGCGGTCGACGACGACGGCGAGAGAACGCTCCGCGTCACCGATATGGCCTACACCGACCACGCGGCACTACGCCAGCTCCTGCGCTTTCTCTCGGTCCACCGGAGCCAGATCGACCGTATCAGCCTTCGCGCGCCGCCGGACTTCCCGCTGTTCGAGATGGTCGATGCACCGGGGGAGATCGAGTGTACGCTCCATGCGGGGCCGATGCTCCGGCTGGTCGACGTCGCTCGTGCGCTGGAACGGCTCGAGACATCCGACGGGTTCGAGAGACGGATGACGATCTCGGTCTCGGATCCGTCCGCCCCGTGGAACGACGGGACGTTCTCGCTCTCGGGCGAGGGGGTGGCCCGCGAGCCGACCGAGACGGCGGCGGTCGAAACCACCGTCGAGACGCTCTCGCAGCTGTATGCCGGCTACCGGCCGCTCGAAACGCTCGAACGGGTCGGCGACCTCCGTATCCACGACGAGTCCGTCCGGCCCGCGATGGAGGCGCTGTTCCCGGCCCGTCGAACGTATCTCGGCGAGCACTTCTGA